From the genome of Triticum aestivum cultivar Chinese Spring chromosome 3B, IWGSC CS RefSeq v2.1, whole genome shotgun sequence, one region includes:
- the LOC123072820 gene encoding protein SODIUM POTASSIUM ROOT DEFECTIVE 3-like: MASLLLKGVHKRLGLPSISISCSSAEATNIIASTTTTNGVGSSSGRALDRHSPRLRDPHRSSTSKPPRPSTSASAKDSASSGDSKQQRGHGNNKKKKNKSTTAPAGTKSSEKRLVSPATSSRFLLNSSRLQSDDLDVLALAPPPPPSFIDVFPGGEGKPPSFIDAFPPGNASLPLSFAKEAPSPVQQAETSSSSSSASSSSEITALQEEEEQQKAAVLARSSTTTERRTTQVVVLRVSLHCKGCAGKVKKHLAKMEGVTSFDIDIPSKKVTVVGDVTPLGVLTSVSKVKPAQFWPSPPQPPRASASF; this comes from the coding sequence ATGGCGTCTCTGCTTCTCAAAGGCGTGCACAAGCGCCTGGGCCTGCCGTCCATCTCCATCTCCTGCTCCTCCGCCGAGGCCACCAACATCATcgcctcaaccaccaccaccaacggCGTCGGCAGCAGCAGCGGCCGGGCCCTCGACCGCCACTCGCCCCGCCTCCGCGACCCACACCGCTCCTCCACCTCCAagccgccaaggccaagcaccaGCGCCAGCGCCAAAGACTCGGCGTCCTCCGGCGACTCCAAGCAGCAGCGCGGCCACggcaacaacaagaagaagaagaacaagagcaCCACCGCTCCTGCTGGGACTAAATCTTCAGAGAAGAGGCTGGTAAGCCCGGCGACGTCGTCCAGGTTCCTCCTCAACTCCTCCCGGCTGCAGTCCGACGACCTCGACGTCCTCGCacttgccccgccgccgccgccgtcgttcatCGACGTGTTCCCCGGCGGCGAAGGGAAGCCGCCGTCCTTCATCGACGCGTTCCCCCCCGGCAACGCCTCGCTCCCTCTTTCCTTCGCGAAGGAGGCACCGTCGCCGGTACAGCAAGCAGagacctcctcgtcctcctcctctgcttcgtcGTCGTCGGAGATCACagccctccaagaagaagaggagcaGCAGAAGGCGGCGGTGCTGGCGCGGTCGTCCACGACCACGGAGAGAAGAACGACGCAGGTGGTGGTTTTGAGGGTGTCGCTGCACTGCAAGGGGTGCGCGGGCAAGGTGAAGAAGCACCTCGCCAAGATGGAGGGCGTGACGTCGTTCGACATCGACATCCCGAGCAAGAAGGTGACGGTGGTCGGCGACGTGACGCCGCTGGGCGTGCTCACCAGCGTCTCCAAGGTCAAACCCGCGCAGTTCTGGCCGTCGCCGCCGCAACCGCCCCGCGCCTCCGCGTCCTTCTGA